From the Rhizomicrobium palustre genome, the window CCTATTACACGGACCAGCACGAATGGATCCGCGTCGAGGGTGATGAAGGCACCGTCGGCATCACCAGCCACGCCACCGAGCAGCTCGGTGACGTCGTGTTCGTGGAAGTCCCCTCTGTCGGCAAGACCGTCGCCAAGGGTGGCGAGGCCGCGGTGGTGGAAAGCGTCAAGGCGGCGAGCGAAGTCTATTCGCCGGTCTCCGGCACCGTCACGGCGGGCAACAACGACCTCGCCGATGATCCGGCGCGCGTCAATGCCGATCCGGAAGGCGAGGGCTGGTTCTTCAAGCTGAAGCTCTCCAACCCGGCCGAGCTCGATGGGCTGATGACCGCCGAGCAGTATCTCGATTTCGCGAAGGACCACTAATAGATGCGTTATCTGCCGCTGACTAAGGCCGACCGCGCCGCCATGCTCGAGACCATCGGGGTGGTGAGTGTGGACGCGCTTTTCAAGGATGTCCCCAAGGCCGCCGAGGTGCCGGTTTCGGCCTTCGATCTTCCGGATCATCAGGGCGAGCTGGCCGTCGAGCGCAAGCTTGCCGCCATGGCCGCCAAGAGCACGGCGTCGGGTGCGGTGCCGTCCTTCCTGGGCGCGGGTGCCTATAAGCACCACGTCCCGGCAGCGGTGGATCACCTTATACAGCGCTCGGAATTCCTCACCTCCTACACGCCCTACCAGCCGGAAATCAGCCAGGGCACGTTGCAGGTGCTGTTCGAATTCCAAACCCAGGTCGCCATGCTGACCGGCATGGATGTCGCCAATGCCTCGCTCTATGACGGCTCCACCGGTACCGCGGAAGCGGTGCTGATGGCCCAGCGCGTCACCAAGCGGGGCAAGGCGATCCTCTCCGGTGGCCTGCATCCCCAATATGCCGAGACGGTCGAGACCGTCGCGAACCTGCATGGCAGCGTTCTGCGCGCGCCCGCCATTCCGGGTGCCGAAGAAGACCTCGCCAGCCTGGTCGATGATCAGACTGCTTGCGTCGTAGTCCAGACTCCGGACGTGTTCGGGCTGCTGCGGGGTCTTAAGAACATCGCCGAAGCGGTTCATTCTAAAGGTGCTTTGCTGATCGTCGTGGTCACTGAAGTGGTCAGCCTTGGGCTTCTTGAATCCCCCGGCGCGCAGGGCGCCGACATTGTGGTCTGCGAAGGTCAGTCGCTCGGCAATGGGCTGAATTTCGGCGGGCCCTATGTCGGTCTTTTCGCGACCCGCGAGAAATATGTCCGCCAGATGCCGGGCCGGCTCTGTGGACAAACTGTGGATGCCGAAGGCCGCCGCGGTTTCGTCCTCACGCTTTCGACCCGCGAGCAGCACATTCGCCGCGATAAGGCGACGAGCAATATCTGTACGAATTCAGGGCTTTGCGCGCTGGCTTTCACAATTCACCTCAGCCTCTTGGGCGAGGGTGGCTTCACCCGTCTCGCCGCAATCAATCACCAGCGCGCCACCACCCTTGTGGATAAGTTGTTGACGGTTCCGGGGGTGTCACTGGTCACATCGACCTTCTTCAACGAGTTCACGCTGCGCCTGCCGAAGCCCGCCGCTGAGGTGGTCGAGGCGCTGGCGGCCAAGGGGATTCTGGCGGGCGTGCCCGCCTCGCGCCTTGCCCCCGCCGACCGCGATCAGCGCGATCTCTTGATCGTGGCCGCGACCGAAACCAACACCGACGAAGACATCGACGCGTTCGTGACTGCCCTGAAGGAGGTGCTGTGATGGCGATGAACTCTCAAGGCCGTCCCTCTCAGCCGGGCGCGGCGGAAGTTGCCAGCCTCGCCACCATCTCCGGTGACCGGGGTTTGGACCACGAAGAAAAGTTGATCTTCGAACTCGGACGTTCGGGCCAATGCGGCGTCGATCTGGAAGAGGTCACCGTCTCCGATGACCGCCTCGGCGGGCTTCGCCGCAAGGGCGCCATCGGCCTGCCGGGTCTCTCCGAGCCGGAGGTGGTCCGTCATTATGTGCGCCTGTCGCAGCAGAACTATTCCATCGATGCGGGGCTCTATCCGCTCGGCTCCTGCACCATGAAGCACAACCCCCGCCTCAACGAGAAGATGGCGCGGCTGCCCGGCTTCGGCGACCTGCATCCTCTGGCCCCGGCCTCGGCCAGCCAAGGTGCGCTGGAGCTGATCAGCGAACTCGCCAAATGGCTCACGACCCTGACCGGCATGCCGGCGGTCGCCATGTCGCCCAAGGCGGGCGCCCATGGTGAGCTCTGCGGTCTGCTCGCGATCCGCGCCGCTGTCGAAGCGCGTGGGGAGAAGCGCCTGCGCGTGCTGGTGCCGGAATCGGCCCATGGCACCAACCCCGCCACCGCCGCCTTCGCGGGCTTCACGGTGGAAGAGGTGAAGGCCACGCCGGAAGGCCGCGTCGACCTCGACGATCTCCGCATCAAGCTCGGTCCGGATGTGGCGGCCTTCATGCTGACCAACCCGAACACCTGCGGCCTCTTCGAGCGCGACATCATCACTATCGCAGAAATGGTGCATGACGCGGGCGGCTACTTCTATTGCGACGGCGCCAATTACAACGCCATCGCGGGCCGCGTCCGTCCGGGCGACCTCGGCGTCGATGCCATGCACATCAACCTGCACAAGACCTTCTCCACCCCCCATGGCGGTGGCGGTCCGGGCGCGGGTCCGGTGGTCCTCTCCGAGCGTCTGGCGGCTTTCGCGCCGCTGCCGCTCCTGGTCGCCGATAAGGATGGGTTGCGCCTGATCGAGACCCGCGAGGGTCTGCCGGGAGGGGCCAAGCCCTTCGGCCGCATGAGTGCCTTCCACGGCCAGATGGGCATGTTCGTCCGTGCGCTCAGCTATATGCTCAGCCATGGCCGCGACGGCATCCGTCAGGCATCCGAAGACGCCGTGCTCTCGGCCAACTATGTGCTGGCGAGCCTGAAGGACGTGATGAGCGCCCCCTTCGAAGGCCCGTGCATGCATGAAGCCTTGTTCGACGACACATGGCTGAAGGACACCGGCGTCACCACCCTCGACTTTGCCAAGGCAATGATCGACGAGGGCTACCATCCGATGACGATGTATTTCCCGCTCGTCGTCCATGGCGCCATGCTGATCGAGCCGACCGAGTCCGAATCCAAGGAAAGCGTCGACAGCTT encodes:
- the gcvH gene encoding glycine cleavage system protein GcvH, with the protein product MSKTYYTDQHEWIRVEGDEGTVGITSHATEQLGDVVFVEVPSVGKTVAKGGEAAVVESVKAASEVYSPVSGTVTAGNNDLADDPARVNADPEGEGWFFKLKLSNPAELDGLMTAEQYLDFAKDH
- the gcvPA gene encoding aminomethyl-transferring glycine dehydrogenase subunit GcvPA, which codes for MRYLPLTKADRAAMLETIGVVSVDALFKDVPKAAEVPVSAFDLPDHQGELAVERKLAAMAAKSTASGAVPSFLGAGAYKHHVPAAVDHLIQRSEFLTSYTPYQPEISQGTLQVLFEFQTQVAMLTGMDVANASLYDGSTGTAEAVLMAQRVTKRGKAILSGGLHPQYAETVETVANLHGSVLRAPAIPGAEEDLASLVDDQTACVVVQTPDVFGLLRGLKNIAEAVHSKGALLIVVVTEVVSLGLLESPGAQGADIVVCEGQSLGNGLNFGGPYVGLFATREKYVRQMPGRLCGQTVDAEGRRGFVLTLSTREQHIRRDKATSNICTNSGLCALAFTIHLSLLGEGGFTRLAAINHQRATTLVDKLLTVPGVSLVTSTFFNEFTLRLPKPAAEVVEALAAKGILAGVPASRLAPADRDQRDLLIVAATETNTDEDIDAFVTALKEVL
- the gcvPB gene encoding aminomethyl-transferring glycine dehydrogenase subunit GcvPB, producing MAMNSQGRPSQPGAAEVASLATISGDRGLDHEEKLIFELGRSGQCGVDLEEVTVSDDRLGGLRRKGAIGLPGLSEPEVVRHYVRLSQQNYSIDAGLYPLGSCTMKHNPRLNEKMARLPGFGDLHPLAPASASQGALELISELAKWLTTLTGMPAVAMSPKAGAHGELCGLLAIRAAVEARGEKRLRVLVPESAHGTNPATAAFAGFTVEEVKATPEGRVDLDDLRIKLGPDVAAFMLTNPNTCGLFERDIITIAEMVHDAGGYFYCDGANYNAIAGRVRPGDLGVDAMHINLHKTFSTPHGGGGPGAGPVVLSERLAAFAPLPLLVADKDGLRLIETREGLPGGAKPFGRMSAFHGQMGMFVRALSYMLSHGRDGIRQASEDAVLSANYVLASLKDVMSAPFEGPCMHEALFDDTWLKDTGVTTLDFAKAMIDEGYHPMTMYFPLVVHGAMLIEPTESESKESVDSFIHVLKTMALEAKAGQTERFDGAPRLAPRRRLDETAASRKPVLKWKEG